The following coding sequences lie in one Borrelia coriaceae genomic window:
- a CDS encoding DUF226 domain-containing protein, producing the protein MENILMRLKTKKSEIKEIKKERIFAKIEEDNARKIYHTKIMNDLYVFGINKNQTHKFFVSFRGLFNRAKINEFNLFSIKGNDKFLGIYYGYRKPIQRIITKYEENGIMKSSTFSKVYYIEFRFKKGSVYCYIKGISRLIRKGKTQTQYSQFLLGLIIKLEKEVYEFYNKKLPDGGIITKWIEKNQK; encoded by the coding sequence ATGGAAAATATATTAATGCGCCTCAAAACCAAAAAGTCTGAGATTAAAGAAATAAAAAAAGAACGTATCTTTGCCAAAATAGAAGAGGACAATGCTAGAAAAATATATCATACAAAAATAATGAATGATTTATATGTGTTTGGGATTAATAAGAACCAAACACATAAATTTTTCGTTTCATTTAGAGGATTATTTAATAGAGCAAAAATCAATGAATTTAATTTATTTTCTATAAAAGGAAATGATAAATTCCTAGGTATTTATTATGGCTATAGAAAACCCATACAAAGAATCATAACAAAGTATGAGGAAAATGGGATTATGAAGTCGTCCACCTTTTCAAAGGTTTATTATATAGAATTTAGATTTAAAAAAGGTAGTGTTTATTGCTACATCAAAGGGATATCTCGCTTGATTAGAAAAGGAAAAACGCAAACACAGTATAGTCAATTCTTGCTAGGACTAATAATCAAGTTAGAAAAAGAAGTATATGAATTTTACAATAAAAAACTACCAGATGGAGGAATTATAACTAAATGGATAGAAAAAAACCAGAAATAA
- a CDS encoding plasmid maintenance protein produces the protein MQLIKKYINTYKHKLILLRSTLNYMDLQYRRYTPKCHFKPNILYLILYLKLEKNNIIKVCKVIKRIEGFIKNDIYEEINGTISIRKKLERKRKVLNKILDETKTSLKDKGYGSKQLEKQIKKVYEQYKHKSHFIIENDKYNDLEKIIKKIKNVQTSLKEEENIRNNIFNILLEQLRHKVNIDILIPIPILRDYLNKQSKLTHNTIFNNYYYYELLKTMENGKTIYLGTEKLKRISI, from the coding sequence ATGCAACTTATAAAAAAATATATCAATACATATAAACACAAATTAATCCTATTAAGATCAACATTAAATTACATGGATTTACAATATAGAAGATACACTCCAAAATGCCACTTCAAACCAAATATACTCTACCTTATCTTATATCTGAAGCTGGAAAAAAATAATATAATTAAAGTATGCAAGGTAATTAAAAGAATAGAAGGTTTTATTAAAAATGATATATATGAAGAAATCAATGGTACCATATCAATAAGAAAAAAACTTGAAAGAAAAAGGAAAGTATTAAATAAAATACTAGATGAAACAAAGACTAGCTTAAAAGATAAAGGCTACGGCAGTAAGCAACTAGAAAAACAAATAAAAAAGGTATACGAACAATACAAGCACAAATCACATTTCATCATCGAAAATGATAAGTATAACGACTTGGAAAAGATAATAAAAAAAATTAAAAATGTTCAAACAAGTTTAAAAGAAGAAGAAAACATCAGAAATAATATCTTCAATATACTTCTCGAACAATTAAGACATAAAGTAAACATTGACATTTTAATACCGATACCGATTCTAAGAGATTATTTGAATAAACAAAGCAAATTAACACACAACACGATATTTAACAACTATTACTATTATGAATTGTTGAAAACAATGGAAAATGGTAAAACGATCTATTTAGGAACAGAAAAATTGAAAAGAATTAGCATTTAA
- a CDS encoding ParA family protein codes for MDRKKPEIITIASIKGGVGKSVLAIIFSHILKNFNKKVLLIDLDPQNSLTSYFIRYIKSVEGLNIYYMLKDYRNANLNKYLNKISNKMYIIPAHPILCKFEQEDERYKEQLLEHCINKILYNNNFDYIMIDTPPSLSPLLYNALNITDKVIIPVQLERWSVEAFPMLMDAIEEVNIFKNKKIAVAIVENQFIKNRNTFKDIEELVLKNYGMFIQGKVHSLNSIKVLINELKEPDVQETYYKEAQDALENILKVR; via the coding sequence ATGGATAGAAAAAAACCAGAAATAATAACGATTGCATCAATTAAAGGTGGCGTTGGTAAAAGTGTGTTAGCAATTATTTTTAGTCACATTTTGAAAAATTTTAATAAAAAAGTCTTATTGATTGATTTAGATCCTCAAAACAGTTTAACTAGCTATTTCATCAGGTATATAAAAAGTGTTGAAGGGCTTAATATATATTATATGCTTAAAGACTATAGGAATGCTAATTTAAACAAATATTTAAATAAGATAAGTAATAAAATGTATATTATACCTGCTCATCCAATTTTGTGTAAATTTGAACAAGAAGATGAAAGATATAAAGAACAACTATTGGAACATTGCATAAATAAGATTTTATATAATAATAATTTTGATTATATAATGATTGATACACCTCCTAGTCTCAGTCCTTTGCTATACAATGCTCTAAATATTACAGATAAGGTTATAATACCAGTTCAACTAGAGAGATGGTCTGTAGAAGCATTTCCTATGCTAATGGATGCAATAGAAGAGGTGAATATTTTCAAAAATAAAAAAATAGCTGTTGCAATAGTTGAAAATCAGTTTATTAAGAATAGGAATACTTTTAAGGATATAGAAGAGTTAGTATTAAAAAATTATGGAATGTTTATTCAAGGAAAAGTTCATAGTCTTAACAGTATTAAAGTTTTAATTAACGAGTTAAAAGAACCTGATGTTCAAGAAACGTATTACAAAGAGGCTCAAGATGCCTTGGAAAATATATTGAAAGTACGCTAG
- a CDS encoding chromosome replication/partitioning protein, which yields MSRKQKKEIVLNSRKTSIHHFERDNDKDDEIEYESYKNQIRRITVNDISNKIELMKILYTIRMKKLYRLDGYKRFEDFLEKFVIARSQAFLYLRLYKKVLSGDLKMEEIKQFGFRESYKRIRKSGLDKDVVKENSIKPLRFQLESQESYDFYKKNTKFISYFLDRIFKDKKDLLEKFKKDFESLKN from the coding sequence ATGTCTAGAAAGCAGAAAAAAGAAATTGTCCTAAACAGTAGAAAGACTAGTATTCATCATTTTGAAAGGGATAATGACAAGGACGATGAAATAGAATATGAAAGTTATAAAAACCAAATAAGAAGAATTACTGTAAACGATATAAGCAATAAGATTGAATTAATGAAGATTTTATATACGATAAGAATGAAAAAACTTTACCGACTTGATGGGTACAAAAGATTTGAAGATTTTCTTGAAAAATTTGTTATAGCAAGAAGTCAAGCATTCTTGTATTTACGGCTTTACAAAAAGGTGTTATCAGGTGATTTAAAAATGGAAGAAATTAAACAATTTGGATTTAGAGAATCATATAAAAGAATTAGGAAATCAGGCCTAGATAAAGATGTTGTAAAAGAAAATTCAATAAAGCCATTAAGATTTCAACTTGAAAGCCAGGAGAGTTATGATTTTTATAAGAAAAATACGAAATTTATTAGCTATTTTTTAGATAGGATTTTTAAAGACAAAAAAGATTTACTCGAGAAGTTTAAAAAAGACTTTGAAAGTTTAAAAAACTAA